Proteins encoded in a region of the Quercus lobata isolate SW786 chromosome 8, ValleyOak3.0 Primary Assembly, whole genome shotgun sequence genome:
- the LOC115958139 gene encoding probable disease resistance protein At4g27220: MDILTGCTGNVAAEAVKCTAKPVIRHVGYLFRFKKIVDDLIKAKTDLQLEQQKVQEAIDRAAMNNEIAEKDVERWLINVNQLMEEVQDLENKVQVNLRFCNGWCPEWIRQYKLCKEAIQKTNVVKELLQDKAKFSELTHRAPIPGIEIFSSSDFEVFESRKLAFQQIMEALHDDNNKRIGLHGIGGIGKTTLVNEVYKKVKGLNIFNDIVMTVVSQTPDVRRIQGEIAGCLNLKFEDESDMARASQICLRIKNVEKILIILDDVWKDVNLEAIGIPSCDDHRGCKMLLTTRSEHICNLMHCQRKIPLNFLLEKESWVLMKKTTGIVDDYPALNDVVIEVVKECKGLPIAIITIGKALIGKSLNDWKAALHELRKSRLVDIEGVDEEKNAYVCIKWSYDQLKSKTKLCFLLCSLFPEDYDIPIDELTRYAMVLEKYEDFHSVIDRMNQVRAAINSLKDSSLLLENFQSGYVKMHDIVRDVGLWIASKGRNEFKLKACNRLERNISFETITAISLMDSKAEKLPNKLVCPRLNILLFGGFQSSENISISFFEGMNYLKVLRLHDIILSSQSLQLLTNLRSLYLKFCDFSDDLSSLGKLKRLETLSFYGCGMVALPNELGELESLKILDLTACHTLKRIPPNVIRRLSQLEALTIDWFFKNWEVEGTTNNLNLSELNSLPHLGMLFIQLNLESLPQGYVFPDWQNFFISINMSTSVYFQPFDTEDNLFCSESKELQIKNLDASSMKAFKNLFRTVERIWIESCETEYIVETIRGNHTVIFANVVELYLENMSYLRRICEGPNQYEIFSNLTILFANECTRLTSLFSPSLARSLKKLKEFYLFRCHEMKQIIAEEGMILESHSQPICFPKLKTLQVKDCRKLEHIFPISVARGLPQLESLELEYLPQLKQVFGHENEGDHGDGNNNLLSKLSYLRLIDLGKLDSLGGGNSSSVWPSLEQLIVVNCPLMSSFTADVEANLRDLRKFQNLRILYADRCNAISVVLIHGLLNLEELVIRNCGELQEVFQLEGYLTREGEQQDVWPSMLKKMYLYHLLELRCIWNGPTILIDMNDLEHLIVIECKNLRYVFTPILASSLRALNFLQIERCGELEHLIVEDEDNGLLSYGDLQPLCFPQLCRVVVAECNKLKCLFDVVDWSAVSFVRMQSLLNLEKLEIRNCERLQEVFKLEGLLTGEGEQQNLLLSRLKEMLLYNLLELRCIWKGLTTLTNLNCLTNLKVINCGKLRYLFTPTLASSLQNLNCLEIHSCDELEYLIAKDEENRILSDGDLQALHFPQLCKVIVNECNKLKFLFPVTIVDSLLGLSYLEVQGASQLVEVFAHEDEGDAAIQKDVTLPKLNYIALDLLPSLVNFCPMNYHSILPNLRGLIVKSCPNMTTSFTCTPDKTVHINGEVSELDEKEESTGISAISPANKDIAWHASYAD; encoded by the exons ATGGACATATTGACGGGATGCACGGGCAACGTTGCAGCTGAAGCTGTAAAATGCACAGCAAAGCCCGTCATACGTCATGTTGGTTATTTGTTCCGTTTCAAGAAAATTGTTGATGATCTTATCAAAGCAAAAACAGACCTGCAATTAGAGCAGCAAAAGGTGCAAGAGGCTATCGATCGAGCTGCAATGAACAATGAGATTGCTGAGAAGGATGTAGAAAGGTGGTTGATAAATGTGAATCAACTCATGGAAGAAGTACAGGATTTGGAAAATAAAGTACAAGTAAACTTGAGGTTCTGTAACGGCTGGTGTCCTGAATGGATTCGGCAATACAAGTTATGTAAGGAAGCCATACAGAAGACAAATGTTGTCAAAGAGCTCCTCCAAGATAAGGCCAAATTTTCTGAATTGACCCATCGTGCTCCGATTCCTGGCATTGAGATCTTTTCATCTAGTGATTTCGAAGTGTTTGAATCTAGAAAATTGGCTTTCCAACAAATTATGGAGGCATTGCATGATGATAACAATAAAAGGATTGGACTGCATGGAATTGGAGGGATTGGGAAAACAACCCTGGTGAATGAAGTATACAAGAAAGTCAAAGGATTGAATATTTTCAATGACATTGTGATGACTGTTGTGTCCCAGACTCCTGACGTTAGAAGAATTCAAGGTGAAATTGCAGGctgtttaaatttgaaatttgaggaTGAGAGCGATATGGCAAGAGCAAGTCAAATATGCTTAAGAATAAAGAATGTAGAGAAGATCCTCATAATCCTTGATGATGTTTGGAAAGATGTCAACTTAGAAGCTATTGGAATTCCATCTTGTGATGATCACAGGGGTTGCAAGATGCTTTTGACTACCCGGAGTGAGCATATATGCAATTTAATGCATTGTCAAAGGAAGATTCCATTAAATTTCTTATTGGAGAAAGAATCAtgggttttaatgaaaaaaactaCAGGCATAGTTGATGATTACCCAGCCTTGAATGATGTGGTGATAGAAGTTGTTAAAGAATGCAAAGGTTTGCCTATAGCAATAATTACTATAGGAAAGGCTCTTATAGGAAAATCTCTCAATGACTGGAAAGCAGCACTGCATGAATTAAGAAAGTCTAGACTTGTGGATATAGAAGGtgttgatgaagaaaaaaatgctTATGTTTGTATAAAGTGGAGTTATgatcaattaaaatctaaaaccaaGTTATGTTTTTTGTTGTGCTCTTTATTTCCAGAAGATTATGATATTCCTATTGATGAATTAACTAGATATGCCATGGTGTTGGAGAAATACGAAGATTTTCACTCAGTTATAGACAGAATGAATCAAGTACGTGCAGCAATCAATAGCCTTAAAGATTCTTCTTTGCtactagaaaattttcaaagtggATATGTGAAGATGCATGACATCGTTCGTGATGTTGGCTTGTGGATAGCATCAAAAGGGAGAAATGAATTCAAGCTAAAAGCCTGCAATCGTTTAGAGAGAAACATAAGCTTTGAAACAATCACAGCAATCTCATTGATGGATTCCAAAGCCGAAAAACTTCCGAATAAATTGGTATGTCCAAGACTCAACATTTTGTTATTTGGTGGATTTCAAAGTTCCGAAAAtatctctatctcattttttgAAGGGATGAATTATCTCAAGGTGTTAAGACTACATGACATAATCTTATCATCACAGTCACTCCAATTATTGACAAACCTTCGAAGcctatatttgaaattttgcgATTTCAGTGATGACCTCTCTTCATTGGGAAAGCTAAAGAGACTAGAGACTCTAAGCTTTTACGGATGTGGGATGGTTGCATTGCCAAATGAATTAGGGGAACTGGagagtttaaaaattttagatttgacGGCTTGTCATACACTGAAACGGATTCCGCCAAATGTAATACGAAGATTATCCCAATTAGAAGCACTTACCATTGATTGGTTCTTCAAGAATTGGGAAGTTGAAGGGACAACCAACAATCTTAATTTGTCAGAGTTGAACTCATTACCCCACTTGGGTATGCTCTTTATACAATTGAACTTGGAGAGTTTACCCCAGGGCTATGTTTTCCCGGACTGGCAAAACTTTTTCATATCAATTAACATGTCGACCTCAGTTTATTTCCAACCTTTTGACACTGAGGACAATTTATTCTGTTCTGAGTcaaaagaattacaaataaaaaatttggatgcCTCTTCAATGAAAGCATTTAAGAATTTGTTCCGTACCGTGGAACGTATTTGGATTGAGTCTTGTGAGACGGAATACATTGTTGAAACAATTCGTGGAAATCACACCGTTATATTTGCTAATGTAGTCGAACTATATTTAGAGAACATGAGCTATTTGAGAAGAATATGCGAGGGTCCCAACCAGTATGAAATCTTCAGCAATCTCACAATTTTATTCGCAAATGAATGCACGAGATTGACCAGTCTCTTCTCGCCGTCCCTTGCTCGAAGTCTAAAAAAGCTGAAAGAATTCTATCTTTTCCGATGCCATGAAATGAAGCAAATAATTGCAGAGGAGGGAATGATATTGGAGAGTCATAGTCAACCAATATGTTTCCCAAAATTAAAGACTCTTCAGGTAAAGGATTGCAGAAAATTGGAACATATCTTTCCTATATCAGTTGCTCGAGGCCTTCCACAACTAGAAAGTCTAGAATTAGAATATCTTCCACAATTAAAGCAAGTATTTGGCCATGAAAATGAAGGAGATCATGGGGATGGAAACAACAACCTGCTATCTAAGCTGAGCTACTTAAGATTAATAGACTTAGGAAAGCTTGACAGTTTGGGTGGAGGAAATAGTTCTTCAGTTTGGCCATCATTGGAGCAGCTAATCGTGGTGAACTGTCCTTTGATGTCGTCATTTACCGCAGATGTGGAAGCGAATTTGCGAGACCTcagaaag TTTCAAAATTTACGGATCTTGTATGCGGACCGCTGCAATGCAATTTCAGTCGTTTTGATCCATGGTTTGTTAAATTTGGAAGAATTAGTAATTAGAAACTGTGGAGAATTGCAAGAGGTGTTTCAGCTTGAAGGCTATCTTACTAGAGAAGGAGAACAACAAGATGTGTGGCCATCAATGTTGAAGAAAATGTATCTGTACCATTTACTTGAACTGAGGTGCATATGGAATGGTCCAACCATACTTATAGATATGAACGATCTTGAACATTTAATAGTGATTGAATGCAAGAACCTGAGATATGTCTTCACACCCATCCTTGCTTCAAGCCTGCGTGCATTGAATTTTCTTCAAATAGAAAGGTGTGGAGAATTGGAGCATCTAATTGTTGAAGATGAAGACAATGGGCTCTTATCATATGGTGATCTCCAGCCTCTATGCTTCCCTCAACTATGTAGGGTCGTGGTCGCTGAGTGCAATAAATTGAAATGCCTCTTTGATGTGGTCGATTGGAGTGCAGTTTCATTTGTTAGGATGCAAAGTTTGTTAAATTTGGAAAAACTGGAAATTAGGAATTGTGAAAGATTGCAAGAGGTGTTTAAGCTTGAAGGACTTCTTACTGGAGAAGGAGAACAACAAAATTTGTTGCTCTCTAGGTTGAAGGAAATGTTGTTGTACAATTTACTTGAATTGAGGTGCATATGGAAGGGTCTAACCACACTTACAAATCTCAACTGTCTTACTAATTTAAAAGTGATCAATTGCGGGAAACTGAGATATCTCTTCACACCCACCCTTGCTTCAAGCCTGCAGAATTTGAATTGTCTTGAAATACATAGTTGTGACGAATTGgagtatctaattgctaaagaTGAAGAAAACCGGATCTTATCAGATGGTGATCTCCAGGCTCTACACTTCCCTCAACTATGTAAGGTCATAGTCAATGAGTGCAATAAACTGAAATTTCTCTTCCCCGTTACCATTGTCGATAGTCTTTTAGGACTATCATATCTTGAAGTACAAGGAGCCTCTCAATTAGTGGAAGTATTCGCACATGAAGATGAAGGAGACGCCGCAATTCAGAAAGATGTAACGCTACCTAAACTAAACTACATAGCACTCGATCTTCTACCAAGCCTTGTCAACTTCTGCCCAATGAACTATCATTCTATACTGCCAAATTTGCGAGGCTTAATTGTGAAAAGTTGTCCGAACATGACGACGAGTTTTACTTGTACTCCAGACAAAACTGTGCATATAAATGGAGAG GTAAGCGAGTTAGATGAGAAAGAGGAGTCCACAGGGATCTCAGCAATTTCTCCAGCTAATAAGGATATAGCCTGGCATGCCTCCTATGCTGACTAA
- the LOC115956350 gene encoding uncharacterized protein LOC115956350 gives MGRDPPKRNQSLYCTYHREKGHNTKQCRVLKDHLEQLVKARHLKEFVVGQGARNVGQGSGSQGNTFLPPLGIIEVIHAASIGVNVSHRRGILSVATPFDAEVINRPKKRPKVNRDLITFDEEDLEGTSQPHDDALVMTSRIGGFLVKRVMINQGSGAEIMYAVL, from the coding sequence ATGGGTAGGGACCCTCCTAAAAGGAATCAAAGCTTGTACTGCACTTACCATAGGGAGAAGGGTCATAATACCAAGCAATGTCGTGTACTGAAGGATCACCTGGAGCAGCTCGTAAAGGCAAGACATTTGAAAGAGTTTGTTGTCGGACAAGGAGCTAGAAACGTAGGACAGGGGTCAGGAAGCCAAGGCAATACATTTCTCCCGCCCTTGGGAATCATTGAGGTTATCCATGCAGCCTCTATTGGTGTGAATGTAAGCCACCGGAGGGGCATATTGAGTGTGGCAACCCCGTTCGATGCGGAGGTGATAAACCGACCTAAGAAGAGGCCTAAGGTGAATAGAGATCTAATTACTTTTGATGAAGAAGATCTGGAGGGAACGTCACAACCGCATGACGATGCTTTGGTTATGACTTCACGGATTGGAGGATTCTTGGTGAAGAGAGTAATGATAAACCAAGGAAGTGGGGCTGAGATCATGTATGCTGTTCTATAA